One stretch of Cryptosporidium parvum Iowa II chromosome 3, whole genome shotgun sequence DNA includes these proteins:
- a CDS encoding NMD3p like protein involved in nonsense mediated decay: protein MMFDSNDGGRMVGSMENSQMHMDANATVYGEMDGMSYRVERPKYMNCCVCGVATEINPSRMCINCIRSEVDITEGISRQAIISFCRQCERFQKPPWVSCQLESRELLALCLKKIKGLNTVRLVDASFIWTEPHSRRLKVKCTIQKEVMNGAIIQQSIVVEFFMQAQQCDDCRRSFTPHTWNTVVQVRQRVEHKRTFLYLEQLILKHGAHEKVSNIVEKPDGLDFQFQQKSHAQKLVDFITHYFASKVKNSRQLISQDLSSNTHNNKFTFSVELCPICKDDVVFIPKNLCISLLGGISSLLLCKKITNRISLIDPFTGREADLTKEKYWQYSGSNGSSFIPLLSRSSLVDFYVLNVERINTTGKHSAVGSDHNQGKNNKVCIAEVEVCRESDLGIPDSSVIVTTHLGAYLNSGDWVSGYDFRTLNNFGVVEDISEFVQWRERNHDVILVKKVFRKNQNNLDSSIQRPWVLQRLPKEQLAFDNANSKSSFNQDLEQFKAELEEDSEMRRDVNLYWDPRIQESSREIYQKARKPRHLVKKDKLSKNQSQGQFESDDMIMDDEGYQQDHDDEFSQQVDISELLDGLSINDLQ, encoded by the coding sequence ATGATGTTTGATAGTAATGATGGTGGAAGGATGGTAGGTAGTATGGAGAATAGTCAAATGCATATGGATGCTAATGCAACAGTTTATGGAGAAATGGATGGGATGAGCTACAGGGTAGAACGTCCTAAATATATGAACTGTTGTGTATGCGGAGTTGCAACAGAAATTAATCCATCTAGAATGTGTATAAATTGTATTCGATCAGAAGTTGATATAACTGAAGGAATTTCTAGGCAAGcaataatatcattttgTAGGCAATGCGAGAGATTTCAAAAGCCTCCATGGGTATCTTGTCAGTTAGAAAGTAGAGAGTTATTAGCTTTATgcttgaagaaaataaaggGTTTGAACACTGTTAGGCTGGTAGATGCATCATTTATTTGGACAGAGCCACATAGTAGAAGATTGAAGGTTAAGTGTACAATACAAAAAGAGGTAATGAATGGAGCAATTATTCAACAGAGTATAGTAGTTGAGTTCTTTATGCAAGCTCAGCAATGTGATGATTGTAGAAGGAGCTTTACTCCTCATACTTGGAATACTGTTGTACAAGTTCGTCAGAGAGTAGAACATAAGAGAACCTTTTTGTACTTGGAACAACTTATTCTAAAGCATGGAGCACATGAGAAAGTGTCTAATATTGTTGAGAAACCTGATGGATTGGATTTCCAGTTTCAACAGAAGAGTCATGCTCAGAAGCTTGTTGACTTTATTACTCATTATTTTGCATCCAAGGTTAAAAACAGTAGACAGCTTATTTCTCAAGATTTAAGCTCTAATACTCACAATAACAAATTCACATTTTCTGTTGAGTTATGTCCAATTTGTAAAGATGACGTCGTTTTTATTCCAAAGAATCTATGTATATCACTCTTAGGAGGtatttcatctttattgTTATGTAAGAAGATAACTAACAGAATTTCTCTTATAGATCCTTTCACAGGAAGAGAAGCAGATCTTACAAAAGAGAAGTATTGGCAATATTCGGGATCTAATGGAAGCTCGTTTATCCCATTGTTATCACGTTCAAGTCTAGTTGACTTTTATGTTCTCAATGTTGAAAGGATTAATACCACGGGGAAGCATTCAGCTGTAGGATCAGATCATAACCAAGGTAAGAATAACAAAGTTTGTATTGCAGAGGTTGAAGTTTGCAGAGAGTCTGACTTAGGAATACCAGACTCTAGTGTAATAGTAACCACCCATTTAGGAGCATACTTGAATTCAGGTGACTGGGTTTCTGGATATGATTTTAGAACACTAAATAACTTTGGTGTTGTTGAAgatatttcagaatttgTTCAATGGAGAGAACGTAACCATGATGTAATTCTTGTCAAGAAGGTTTTCcgaaaaaatcaaaataatcttGATTCATCTATTCAAAGACCTTGGGTCTTACAAAGACTTCCAAAAGAACAGCTTGCTTTTGACAATGCAAATTCTAAGAGTAGCTTTAACCAAGATCTTGAACAATTCAAAGCAGAACTTGAAGAAGATTCAGAAATGAGACGTGAtgttaatttatattgGGATCCAAGAATACAAGAATCATCCAGagaaatttatcaaaagGCTAGAAAACCCAGACACCTTgttaaaaaagataaacTCTCAAAGAATCAATCACAAGGCCAATTTGAATCTGATGATATGATTATGGATGACGAAGGGTACCAACAAGATCATGATGATGAGTTTTCACAACAAGTTGACATTTCTGAGTTACTTGATGGGCTTTCAATCAATGATCTACAGTAG